The Corynebacterium camporealensis genome contains a region encoding:
- a CDS encoding YqgE/AlgH family protein: protein MYADRLFNALERNEPAPGQLLVAAPGMNSPEFARSVILVVEHNELMTFGVNLCKRSELAVINVLPEWLNAVAKPQALYIGGPLNQQSVVGLAMTQQGVDIDKEPQLNKLAPRLAHVDLRSEPEEIAALVDGMRFFAGYAEWAPGQLNEEIQRGDWFVAPALAQDVITPGAADLWSDVMKRQQMPLPLYSTFPADIRDN, encoded by the coding sequence ATGTACGCCGATAGATTATTCAACGCCCTCGAACGCAACGAGCCTGCGCCCGGTCAGCTCCTGGTTGCTGCCCCTGGCATGAACAGCCCAGAGTTCGCCCGCTCTGTCATCCTCGTCGTGGAACACAATGAGCTGATGACCTTCGGCGTGAACCTGTGCAAGCGCTCTGAGCTCGCCGTCATCAATGTTCTGCCGGAGTGGCTCAATGCCGTCGCAAAGCCGCAGGCCCTCTACATCGGCGGTCCGCTGAACCAGCAGTCCGTCGTGGGCCTCGCGATGACCCAGCAGGGCGTCGACATCGACAAAGAACCCCAGCTCAACAAGCTGGCCCCGCGCCTGGCACACGTCGACCTGCGCTCTGAACCGGAAGAAATTGCAGCGCTTGTCGATGGCATGCGTTTCTTCGCCGGCTATGCCGAATGGGCCCCGGGCCAACTCAACGAAGAAATCCAGCGCGGCGACTGGTTCGTCGCTCCGGCTCTCGCCCAAGACGTCATCACCCCAGGCGCTGCCGACCTGTGGTCCGATGTGATGAAGCGCCAGCAAATGCCACTGCCGCTGTATTCGACCTTCCCGGCCGACATCCGCGACAACTAG
- the trpD gene encoding anthranilate phosphoribosyltransferase, with translation MSNPNALATLQAFLDNPEPSIEEVIEAFSPLTVGDYDDIEIAALLVHIRTRGETFADIAGAAKAFLKVGYPFPITGEGLMDSAGTGGDGANTINISTAASLVASAGGVKMVKHGNRSVSSKSGSADVLEALNIPLDLDSERAVRQFEASNFTFLFAPAYNPAVAHAQPVRKALGISTIFNTLGPLLSPARPKLQIMGIANPAQGQLIAEVFRELGRDRALVVHGAGTDEIATHGTTQVWELRDGEITNYTIEPEDIGIEGHELSDLAGGDGDENAQLIRDVFAGKGKPAHRDAIVASAGAMFYLADKAASISEGVDKARYLIESGDVDAWLNKHEEADYGG, from the coding sequence ATGTCTAACCCGAACGCACTGGCCACGCTGCAGGCTTTCCTGGATAACCCGGAGCCCAGCATTGAAGAAGTTATTGAGGCATTTAGCCCGCTGACCGTCGGCGACTACGACGATATTGAAATCGCGGCGCTCTTGGTGCATATCCGCACCCGCGGTGAGACCTTCGCCGATATTGCGGGCGCTGCAAAGGCTTTCTTGAAGGTCGGTTACCCATTCCCGATTACGGGTGAGGGTCTCATGGACTCCGCCGGCACAGGTGGCGATGGCGCGAATACCATCAACATCTCTACTGCGGCTTCGCTTGTGGCCTCGGCTGGGGGAGTGAAGATGGTCAAGCACGGCAACCGCTCCGTGTCCTCGAAGTCTGGTTCCGCAGACGTGCTTGAGGCACTCAACATTCCACTGGACCTTGATTCCGAGCGTGCCGTTCGCCAGTTTGAGGCCTCCAACTTCACCTTCCTCTTCGCCCCGGCCTACAACCCAGCCGTCGCCCACGCGCAACCGGTGCGTAAGGCGTTGGGCATCTCCACTATCTTCAACACGCTCGGCCCGTTGCTCTCCCCGGCGCGCCCCAAGCTGCAGATCATGGGTATTGCCAATCCTGCGCAGGGCCAGCTGATTGCAGAGGTCTTCCGCGAGCTCGGCCGTGACCGCGCACTCGTCGTCCACGGTGCTGGCACCGATGAGATTGCCACCCACGGCACCACCCAGGTCTGGGAGCTTCGCGATGGCGAAATCACCAACTACACCATTGAGCCAGAAGACATCGGTATCGAGGGCCACGAGCTCTCCGACCTCGCCGGTGGCGACGGTGACGAGAACGCCCAACTCATCCGTGATGTCTTCGCCGGCAAGGGCAAGCCCGCGCATCGCGATGCCATCGTTGCCAGCGCCGGTGCGATGTTCTACTTGGCGGACAAGGCGGCATCGATAAGCGAAGGCGTCGACAAGGCCCGCTATCTCATCGAGAGCGGGGACGTGGACGCATGGTTGAACAAGCACGAGGAGGCCGACTATGGCGGATAA
- a CDS encoding AzlC family ABC transporter permease: MNAEVKKGIRDSWAVGLGMVPLGIAFGVLMVQTGFDWWWAPIFSFVIYAGSMEFLAITMVTGGTGVLTSLVTGFMVNFRHIFYGLSFPRENIQSTAGKAYSTYAITDETYAIVSALPRGTNPSGTRLLTIQVLLQCMWVGGGIIGALGGQVIPEGLKGLEFALVALFIVLAMDAFKNNPDYSLPLSAAALGILAALIVPQQLLTVGLTAFFLLLVARYFSPRLDEALTWRRVNLQNVEGER; this comes from the coding sequence ATGAATGCGGAAGTAAAGAAGGGAATCCGGGATTCCTGGGCCGTCGGCTTAGGGATGGTCCCGTTGGGCATCGCCTTCGGTGTGCTCATGGTGCAAACCGGCTTTGATTGGTGGTGGGCACCGATTTTTTCCTTCGTCATTTACGCCGGCTCCATGGAATTTCTGGCCATCACCATGGTTACCGGCGGCACCGGCGTGCTGACCTCCCTGGTCACCGGTTTCATGGTGAATTTCCGTCACATCTTCTATGGACTCAGTTTCCCGCGGGAGAACATCCAGTCCACCGCGGGCAAGGCCTATTCCACTTACGCAATAACGGATGAAACCTACGCCATCGTCTCCGCACTCCCCCGCGGCACCAACCCGTCGGGCACAAGGCTCCTCACCATCCAGGTGCTCTTGCAGTGCATGTGGGTCGGCGGCGGCATCATCGGCGCACTCGGCGGCCAAGTCATCCCCGAAGGCCTTAAGGGCCTCGAATTCGCGCTCGTCGCTCTCTTCATCGTCCTGGCGATGGACGCGTTCAAAAACAACCCCGACTACTCACTCCCACTGAGTGCCGCAGCCCTCGGCATCCTCGCAGCACTGATTGTCCCGCAGCAACTGCTCACCGTCGGACTCACAGCATTCTTCCTGCTGCTCGTCGCACGCTACTTCTCCCCGCGCCTGGACGAAGCACTCACCTGGCGACGCGTAAACCTGCAGAACGTGGAAGGAGAACGCTAG
- a CDS encoding dicarboxylate/amino acid:cation symporter has protein sequence MKKFTGSLLFRIIVAIILGIIVSLFAPEWFGRLFATFNGLFGNFLNFFIPVLVFALIAPAIAGLGRGAGKWLGFTAGIAYGSTVIAGMISLALAWVLYPTLLGNNTLDTNVADIDEGALAPYFEVEMDPPFAVMTALLLSFCIGVAMTAVKSDTLYTVTKELENVVVKVIWGFVIPLLPIYIFGMFLSLGMNGNLTSVLSAFAKVLILSVVMTLVYLFLQYLIAGAIAGRNPFSALKTMAPAYFTALGTSSSAATIPVTHEAALKNGITRPVAGFVIPLCATIHLSGSMIKLTLYAMAVIYLTSMDISTGTLIGFVFLLSIMMIAAPGVPGGAVMVAVGLLSDMMGFDDGMVALMIAAYIAIDSVGTAANVTGDGAIAMIVDRFARDKIDDLEEEDANAKASAES, from the coding sequence ATGAAAAAATTCACGGGGTCGCTACTGTTCCGCATCATCGTAGCGATCATCCTCGGCATCATCGTGAGCTTGTTTGCTCCGGAATGGTTCGGCCGACTCTTTGCCACCTTCAACGGCCTGTTCGGTAACTTCCTGAACTTCTTCATCCCGGTTCTGGTGTTCGCACTCATCGCCCCGGCGATTGCCGGCCTGGGTCGCGGTGCCGGTAAGTGGCTCGGCTTCACCGCGGGTATTGCGTACGGCTCTACTGTCATCGCCGGCATGATCTCCCTGGCTCTGGCATGGGTTCTCTACCCGACTTTGTTGGGCAATAACACTCTGGACACCAACGTCGCGGACATCGATGAAGGCGCGCTTGCACCTTACTTCGAAGTGGAGATGGACCCGCCATTCGCTGTGATGACGGCACTGCTGCTCTCCTTCTGTATTGGTGTTGCCATGACGGCAGTCAAGTCTGACACCCTCTACACCGTCACCAAGGAACTCGAGAACGTTGTCGTCAAGGTGATCTGGGGCTTCGTTATCCCGCTGCTGCCGATCTACATCTTCGGCATGTTCCTGTCTCTGGGTATGAACGGCAACCTGACTTCGGTGCTCTCCGCGTTCGCGAAGGTGCTCATCCTCTCGGTTGTTATGACCCTGGTGTACCTGTTCCTGCAGTACCTGATTGCTGGTGCCATTGCAGGCCGTAATCCGTTCTCCGCACTGAAGACCATGGCTCCGGCGTACTTCACCGCGCTGGGTACTTCCTCCTCGGCAGCGACCATTCCGGTTACTCACGAAGCCGCACTGAAGAACGGCATCACGCGTCCGGTCGCCGGCTTCGTGATTCCGCTGTGTGCTACCATCCACCTGTCTGGTTCGATGATCAAGCTGACCCTTTACGCGATGGCTGTCATCTACCTGACGAGCATGGACATCAGCACCGGTACTCTCATCGGTTTTGTCTTCCTGCTGTCCATCATGATGATTGCTGCCCCGGGCGTTCCGGGTGGCGCCGTGATGGTTGCCGTTGGTCTGCTCTCCGACATGATGGGCTTCGACGACGGCATGGTGGCTTTGATGATTGCCGCTTACATCGCTATCGACTCCGTGGGTACCGCAGCCAACGTCACCGGCGACGGCGCTATCGCCATGATTGTCGACCGCTTCGCACGCGACAAGATTGACGATCTCGAGGAAGAGGACGCTAACGCTAAGGCTTCCGCAGAGTCTTAA
- the trpCF gene encoding bifunctional indole-3-glycerol-phosphate synthase TrpC/phosphoribosylanthranilate isomerase TrpF, whose amino-acid sequence MADKLPTVLEGIVAQRRTHLPAIRQRLAHVDLSSLPRSERSLYDSLRGTNRFIMECKSSSPSLGLIREHYEPGAIARVYSQYASGISVLCEPERFGGDYDHLQTVAMSTHLPVLCKDFIIDPIQVYAARYFGADAILLMMSIVDDETYGELKALADDLGLDVLTEAITREEVQRAVNFGVDIIGINNRNLHDLSIDLNRTAELSEFIPDDKVVVSESGIRNNQTVRRLGAYSHAFLVGSQLTSQPYIDRAARELVYGHNKVCGLTTRGAAQAARAAGAFYGGLIFAEGSPRNVSRETATDIIAHEPDLQYVAVTRSTDIAEIKELASIAGIAAIQLHAPYQGSAEAEQALLDDVRQTLGESDIEVWRAIDMKNAEGPQWASAVAPGVDKLVLDSGSGGTGTTFDWNTVPEDVLAKSLLAGGIEAENLDEALAVGTAGVDLNSGLESAPGTKDTGLIARAFSIIRTYHD is encoded by the coding sequence ATGGCGGATAAATTGCCTACTGTTCTCGAGGGCATCGTCGCGCAGCGCCGCACGCACCTACCTGCTATTCGTCAGCGCCTGGCCCACGTGGACTTAAGTTCGCTGCCACGTTCGGAGCGTTCACTTTACGATTCCCTGCGCGGGACCAACCGCTTCATCATGGAGTGCAAGTCCTCCTCGCCTTCGCTGGGTCTGATTCGCGAGCACTACGAACCCGGCGCGATTGCGCGCGTGTACTCCCAGTACGCCTCGGGCATTTCCGTGTTGTGCGAGCCGGAGCGTTTCGGCGGCGACTACGACCACCTGCAGACCGTCGCGATGTCCACGCATCTGCCGGTGCTGTGCAAAGACTTCATCATTGACCCCATCCAGGTCTACGCCGCGCGCTACTTTGGCGCGGATGCCATCCTGCTCATGATGTCCATCGTGGATGATGAGACCTATGGGGAGCTGAAAGCGCTTGCCGATGACCTCGGCCTCGACGTGCTCACCGAAGCCATTACCCGGGAAGAAGTCCAGCGCGCCGTGAACTTCGGCGTGGATATCATCGGCATTAACAACCGCAATCTCCACGACTTGAGCATCGATCTCAACCGCACTGCGGAACTCTCCGAGTTCATTCCCGATGACAAGGTCGTCGTCTCCGAGTCCGGCATCCGCAACAACCAGACGGTCCGTCGCCTGGGCGCTTACTCGCACGCTTTCCTCGTCGGTTCGCAGCTGACCTCTCAGCCGTACATCGACCGCGCTGCCCGCGAACTGGTCTATGGCCACAACAAGGTCTGCGGCCTCACAACCCGTGGTGCCGCTCAGGCCGCACGCGCCGCCGGTGCCTTCTACGGCGGACTCATCTTCGCCGAGGGTTCCCCGCGCAATGTTTCACGTGAAACCGCTACGGACATCATCGCGCACGAGCCGGACTTGCAGTACGTCGCCGTCACCCGTTCCACCGATATCGCAGAGATCAAGGAGCTCGCCTCCATCGCCGGTATTGCTGCCATCCAGTTGCACGCGCCCTACCAAGGTAGTGCCGAGGCCGAGCAAGCATTGCTTGACGATGTCCGCCAGACCCTAGGGGAGAGCGACATCGAAGTCTGGCGCGCCATCGACATGAAGAATGCGGAAGGCCCGCAATGGGCGAGTGCTGTGGCACCGGGCGTCGACAAGCTTGTTCTCGACTCCGGCAGCGGCGGCACCGGCACCACTTTCGACTGGAACACTGTGCCTGAGGATGTGCTCGCCAAGTCGCTACTTGCCGGCGGTATTGAAGCAGAGAACCTCGACGAGGCGCTCGCCGTTGGTACCGCGGGTGTCGACCTTAACTCAGGACTTGAAAGCGCTCCTGGCACCAAGGACACTGGCCTTATTGCACGAGCTTTCAGCATCATTCGGACTTACCACGATTAA
- a CDS encoding Rieske (2Fe-2S) protein — protein MAKCSRRMFLLGTATTFAGAYLAACGSQPSAEIAATEIPVGSAKIIDNVIFAQPEEGVFKAYSQTCPHQNNLITEIDGDVATCTAHFTSYNLSDGSVIEGPGRDPLTEYEVTEEGGTVKTV, from the coding sequence ATGGCTAAATGTTCCCGTCGTATGTTCCTCCTCGGCACCGCAACCACCTTTGCCGGTGCGTACCTTGCCGCTTGCGGCTCCCAGCCTTCTGCTGAAATCGCTGCAACTGAAATTCCAGTTGGCTCCGCTAAGATCATTGACAACGTCATCTTCGCTCAGCCGGAGGAAGGCGTGTTCAAGGCGTACTCGCAGACCTGCCCGCACCAGAACAACCTCATCACGGAGATTGATGGTGACGTCGCAACCTGCACCGCGCACTTCACCTCCTACAACCTCTCTGACGGCAGCGTCATCGAAGGCCCAGGCCGCGATCCGCTGACCGAGTATGAAGTCACCGAAGAAGGTGGAACCGTCAAGACGGTTTAA
- a CDS encoding bile acid:sodium symporter family protein, with translation MFQRLRNVDPLIVLIIAAVLVAIVAPARGGFADLFDTLTNIAIALLFFLYGARLSPQEALSGLKNWKLHLTILVFTFVLYPIVGVALKPLESLTGTSLYLGILYLTLVPSTVQSSVAFTSIAKGNIAGAIVSASASNLLGVLFTPLLAMLLMGASGGIHVDSSVFIEIAILLLLPFAVGQLTRRWVKDFAKNKGTKVVDRGSIAMVVYAAFSKGMVDGIWSEISWLQLLFLVVFSAVLVAFMLWITRKLSSWLGFSRADTIAIEFCGSKKSLATGLPMASVIFASGEVSLGLLILPLMIYHQVQLMICSALAARYARAGAGD, from the coding sequence ATGTTCCAGCGCCTCAGAAATGTTGACCCCCTCATAGTCCTCATCATCGCCGCCGTCCTCGTCGCCATCGTTGCGCCGGCGAGGGGCGGCTTTGCTGATCTCTTTGACACTCTTACCAACATCGCGATTGCGTTGTTGTTCTTCCTCTACGGTGCGCGCCTCTCACCGCAGGAGGCATTGAGTGGTCTGAAGAACTGGAAGCTACACCTGACGATTCTGGTGTTCACGTTCGTGCTGTACCCGATAGTCGGTGTGGCGTTAAAGCCGTTGGAGTCGCTGACTGGCACGTCGCTCTACTTAGGTATTTTGTATCTGACACTCGTGCCGTCGACGGTGCAGTCCTCCGTGGCGTTTACCTCGATTGCGAAGGGCAATATCGCGGGAGCGATTGTCTCAGCATCGGCATCCAACTTGTTGGGCGTGCTCTTTACGCCTTTGTTGGCGATGCTGCTCATGGGCGCCAGCGGTGGAATCCACGTGGACTCGTCGGTCTTCATTGAGATTGCCATCCTGTTGCTTCTGCCTTTCGCGGTTGGTCAGCTCACCCGACGCTGGGTGAAAGACTTCGCGAAGAATAAAGGCACCAAGGTCGTGGACCGAGGTTCGATCGCGATGGTTGTGTATGCGGCTTTCTCCAAGGGCATGGTTGATGGCATCTGGAGTGAGATTTCCTGGCTCCAGTTGCTCTTCCTGGTGGTCTTCTCCGCAGTGCTGGTTGCGTTCATGCTGTGGATTACGCGCAAGCTCAGTAGCTGGCTGGGCTTTAGTCGTGCTGACACCATTGCGATTGAGTTCTGTGGTTCGAAGAAGTCCTTGGCTACTGGCTTGCCGATGGCCTCGGTCATCTTCGCCAGTGGTGAGGTCTCGTTGGGTCTGTTGATTCTGCCGCTGATGATTTACCACCAGGTGCAGTTGATGATCTGTTCGGCACTGGCAGCCCGCTACGCCCGTGCGGGAGCAGGTGACTAG
- the trpA gene encoding tryptophan synthase subunit alpha translates to MSNRYEKLFSELSSKGEGAFVPFIMLGDPTPEATLDIVRAAVAGGADALELGVPFSDPVADGPTIQASHIRALDGGATVDQALDLVGKIREEFPDLPLGMLIYGNVPFTRGLEKFYSEFGEAGADSILLPDVPVREGKPFIEAADKAGVDPIFIAPARASERTLEGVAAMSKGYIYAISRDGVTGTEKQSETLGLDEVVANVKKFEGAPVLLGFGISEPHHVAEAIAAGAAGAITGSAITKVINEHVDYTPGSAGSIKDPEALASDIENYVRSMKEATRK, encoded by the coding sequence ATGAGTAACCGTTACGAAAAGCTGTTTAGTGAGTTGTCCTCCAAGGGGGAGGGCGCATTCGTCCCCTTCATCATGTTGGGCGACCCAACTCCGGAGGCAACCCTCGATATCGTGCGTGCTGCCGTCGCCGGCGGTGCCGACGCACTGGAACTCGGCGTGCCTTTCTCCGACCCAGTTGCCGATGGCCCGACCATCCAGGCTTCGCATATCCGCGCACTCGATGGGGGAGCAACCGTCGATCAGGCACTCGATCTGGTGGGCAAGATTCGCGAAGAGTTCCCGGACCTCCCACTGGGCATGCTGATCTACGGCAATGTTCCTTTCACCCGCGGACTCGAGAAGTTCTACTCCGAGTTCGGTGAGGCTGGCGCCGACAGCATTCTGCTTCCCGATGTCCCCGTCCGCGAGGGCAAGCCCTTCATCGAAGCCGCCGACAAGGCTGGTGTCGATCCCATCTTCATCGCCCCGGCACGTGCGAGCGAGCGCACCCTCGAAGGTGTTGCTGCCATGTCCAAGGGCTACATCTACGCCATCTCCCGAGACGGTGTCACCGGCACCGAGAAACAATCCGAAACTCTTGGCCTCGACGAGGTGGTCGCCAACGTCAAGAAGTTCGAAGGTGCTCCGGTACTCCTGGGCTTCGGTATCTCCGAGCCACACCACGTCGCAGAAGCTATTGCAGCGGGCGCGGCTGGTGCCATCACCGGTTCTGCTATCACCAAGGTGATTAACGAGCACGTGGACTACACTCCAGGCTCCGCTGGCAGCATCAAGGACCCAGAAGCCCTTGCTTCCGATATTGAGAACTACGTGCGTTCCATGAAGGAAGCAACCCGTAAGTAG
- a CDS encoding anthranilate synthase component II: MNNPHVVLIDNHDSFVYNLVDALAGFETTVFRNTVSVDEVLAAKPDIICFSPGPGYPADAGNMMAILDRVLGEIPVLGICLGFQALLEHFGGTVEPCGPVHGKSLAMTLSDAGAHHPVFDGLTVDKEPDHPEYVGTQVPVARYHSLGCTNPPEELRVLATTETDIGDVVMAAETHDGTAFGMQYHPESVLSPTGPIMLERCVTQLAKKLQ, from the coding sequence ATGAACAACCCGCACGTGGTGCTGATCGATAACCACGATTCCTTTGTCTACAACCTAGTCGATGCGCTTGCTGGCTTTGAGACCACGGTCTTCCGCAACACCGTCAGCGTCGATGAGGTGCTCGCCGCCAAGCCGGACATCATTTGTTTCTCGCCTGGTCCTGGCTACCCCGCGGATGCCGGCAACATGATGGCCATCCTCGACCGCGTGCTCGGCGAGATCCCGGTCCTGGGCATCTGCCTGGGCTTTCAGGCCCTGCTGGAGCACTTCGGCGGCACCGTGGAGCCCTGCGGTCCGGTGCACGGTAAGTCCTTAGCAATGACGCTTTCCGATGCCGGCGCTCATCACCCTGTCTTCGACGGCCTCACCGTGGACAAGGAGCCGGACCATCCCGAATACGTCGGCACACAAGTTCCCGTGGCTCGCTATCACTCGCTCGGTTGCACGAACCCACCGGAAGAGCTACGCGTACTCGCCACGACGGAGACCGATATCGGCGATGTCGTCATGGCTGCCGAAACCCACGACGGAACGGCGTTTGGCATGCAGTACCACCCGGAGTCGGTGCTCTCACCAACCGGGCCCATCATGCTCGAGCGCTGCGTTACACAACTTGCGAAGAAACTTCAGTAG
- the trpB gene encoding tryptophan synthase subunit beta, which yields MAVSRETRETLLPAYFGEFGGQFVPESLIPALDQLEKAYVDAIEDPEFREELSRLLKDYLGRPTPLTEATKLGGKARIFLKREDLVHGGAHKTNQVIGQALLAKRMGKTRIIAETGAGQHGTATALACALLDLECVVYMGAKDVARQAPNVFRMELMGAKVVPVDTGSGTLKDAVNEALRDWTATFHESHYLLGTAAGPHPFPTIVREFHRVISEEAKLQMQERIGGLPDLVVACVGGGSNAIGMFADFIDEESVELVGAEPGGEGLDSGKHGATINNGTIGILHGARSYLMRNADGQVEESYSISAGLDYPGVGPQHAYLSQSGRAKYLGITDAEALEAFQLLSKREGIIPALESAHALAYALKRKDEDINILVSLSGRGDKDIAHVRQTLEDNPELVLKEDK from the coding sequence ATGGCTGTTTCACGTGAAACTAGGGAAACGTTGCTTCCCGCGTACTTCGGAGAATTCGGCGGGCAGTTCGTCCCTGAGTCTCTTATTCCGGCTCTCGATCAGTTGGAGAAAGCCTACGTCGACGCCATAGAAGACCCGGAGTTCCGCGAAGAACTCTCCCGTCTTCTTAAGGATTACCTCGGCCGCCCGACTCCACTGACTGAAGCCACGAAGCTCGGTGGCAAGGCCCGCATCTTCCTCAAGCGCGAGGATCTCGTCCACGGCGGTGCGCACAAGACCAACCAGGTCATTGGTCAGGCACTGCTGGCGAAGCGCATGGGCAAGACCCGCATTATCGCAGAGACCGGCGCCGGCCAGCACGGCACCGCTACCGCACTGGCGTGTGCGCTGCTGGACCTCGAGTGCGTGGTCTACATGGGCGCCAAGGACGTGGCCCGCCAGGCACCGAACGTCTTCCGCATGGAGCTCATGGGCGCCAAGGTCGTTCCAGTCGATACTGGTTCCGGCACCCTGAAGGACGCCGTGAACGAAGCACTGCGCGACTGGACCGCTACCTTCCACGAGTCCCATTACCTGCTCGGCACTGCGGCCGGCCCGCACCCATTCCCAACCATCGTGCGCGAGTTCCACCGCGTGATTTCCGAGGAGGCCAAGCTTCAGATGCAAGAACGCATCGGCGGTCTTCCGGACCTCGTCGTCGCGTGTGTCGGTGGTGGTTCGAATGCCATCGGCATGTTCGCGGACTTCATTGACGAAGAGTCCGTCGAACTCGTCGGTGCCGAGCCCGGCGGCGAAGGTCTCGACTCCGGCAAGCACGGCGCCACGATCAACAACGGCACCATCGGCATCCTGCACGGCGCGCGCTCCTACCTGATGCGCAATGCCGACGGACAGGTCGAGGAATCCTACTCGATCTCCGCCGGCCTGGACTACCCAGGCGTGGGCCCACAGCACGCGTACCTTTCCCAGTCCGGTCGCGCGAAGTACCTCGGTATCACAGACGCCGAAGCACTCGAAGCCTTCCAGTTGCTCTCCAAGCGCGAGGGCATCATTCCGGCTCTCGAGTCTGCCCACGCTCTGGCATACGCGCTCAAGCGCAAGGACGAAGACATCAACATCCTCGTCTCGCTTTCCGGCCGCGGCGATAAGGACATCGCACACGTGCGTCAGACCCTCGAAGACAATCCCGAACTGGTTCTCAAGGAGGACAAGTAA
- a CDS encoding SdpI family protein, giving the protein MLAVGIVFFVLAAILLIVGGLAATRKLPGNSVVGLRLAEIRKSREAWDNAHAVAGPFWMLGGVALIFGGIVALNAMGWMWLIPAVTFIVAILALSIGSNLGSRAAYLYDQAHKAEEGCGDSCNCGSGGCGGGEAEAQQPAVDIDALRKAAKNADQ; this is encoded by the coding sequence ATGCTTGCTGTTGGAATCGTCTTCTTCGTCCTCGCCGCCATCCTGCTTATCGTTGGTGGACTCGCCGCAACCCGGAAACTTCCGGGCAACAGTGTCGTCGGGCTTCGGTTGGCGGAGATCCGTAAGTCGCGCGAGGCGTGGGACAACGCGCATGCAGTCGCCGGCCCGTTCTGGATGCTCGGTGGCGTGGCGCTGATCTTTGGCGGCATCGTTGCTCTCAACGCCATGGGGTGGATGTGGCTGATTCCGGCAGTGACGTTCATCGTCGCCATCCTCGCGCTGTCGATTGGTTCCAACCTTGGCTCCCGCGCGGCATACCTTTACGATCAGGCACACAAGGCTGAAGAAGGTTGCGGCGACTCCTGCAACTGTGGCTCTGGCGGCTGCGGCGGTGGCGAGGCCGAAGCACAGCAACCGGCAGTTGATATTGACGCTCTGCGCAAAGCAGCCAAGAACGCCGATCAGTAG
- a CDS encoding AzlD domain-containing protein: MVWSVLIPVAIVTVLLRQLPFSFVRVMKNSQFFGLLGMMMPVGVMVVLVVYTLYGQASAPGGLFAALLAAVVTFAIHKWRNSVALSIFVGTGFYMVLVNLVF; this comes from the coding sequence ATGGTCTGGAGCGTCCTCATCCCCGTCGCCATTGTCACCGTCCTGTTGCGGCAGCTGCCCTTCAGCTTCGTGCGCGTGATGAAGAACAGCCAATTCTTCGGCCTACTCGGCATGATGATGCCCGTCGGCGTCATGGTCGTACTCGTGGTCTACACCCTCTACGGCCAAGCCAGCGCCCCCGGCGGCCTGTTCGCCGCCCTTCTGGCTGCCGTCGTCACCTTCGCCATTCACAAGTGGCGCAACAGCGTTGCCCTGTCCATCTTCGTCGGAACAGGGTTCTACATGGTGCTGGTTAATCTGGTCTTCTAA